Proteins from one Streptomyces sp. NBC_00390 genomic window:
- a CDS encoding IS110 family transposase — translation MFDTEDVGVFLGLDVGKSAHHGHGLTPAGKKVFDKQLPNSEPKLRAVFDKLAAKFGTVLVIVDQPASIGALPLTVARDAGCKVAYLPGLAMRRIADLYPGEAKTDAKDAAVIADAARTMPHTLRSLELTDEITAELTVLTGFDQDLAAEATRTSNRIRGLLTQFHPSLERVLGPRLDHQAVTWLLERYGSPAALRKAGRRRLVEVIRPKAPRMAQRLIDDVFDALDEQTVVVPGTGTLDVVIPSLARSLAAVHEQRRALEVQINALLEAHPLSPVLTSIPGIGVRTAAVLLVTVGDGTSFPTAAHLASYAGLAPTTKSSGTSIHGEHAPRGGNRQLKRAMFLSAFACMNADPASRAYYDKQRARGKTHTQALLRLARQRISVLFAMLRDGTFYEPRTPAVTLAA, via the coding sequence ATGTTCGACACCGAAGACGTGGGCGTGTTCCTCGGCCTGGACGTCGGCAAAAGTGCTCATCACGGGCACGGGCTGACCCCGGCCGGGAAGAAGGTCTTCGACAAGCAGCTGCCCAACAGCGAGCCGAAGCTGCGGGCCGTGTTCGACAAGCTGGCCGCGAAGTTCGGCACCGTCTTGGTGATCGTGGACCAGCCCGCCTCCATCGGCGCCCTCCCGCTCACCGTCGCCCGCGATGCAGGCTGCAAGGTCGCCTACCTGCCCGGACTCGCCATGCGCCGGATCGCCGACCTGTATCCGGGCGAGGCCAAGACCGACGCGAAGGACGCCGCGGTGATCGCGGACGCCGCCCGCACCATGCCGCACACCCTGCGCTCGCTGGAACTCACCGACGAGATCACCGCCGAGCTGACCGTGCTGACCGGCTTCGACCAGGACCTCGCGGCCGAAGCCACCCGCACCAGCAACCGGATACGCGGCCTGCTCACCCAGTTCCACCCGTCGCTGGAACGCGTCCTCGGCCCCCGCCTCGACCACCAGGCCGTCACCTGGCTGCTGGAACGCTACGGCTCCCCGGCCGCGCTGCGGAAAGCCGGACGCCGCAGACTCGTCGAAGTCATCCGCCCCAAGGCCCCCCGCATGGCCCAGCGGCTGATCGACGACGTCTTCGACGCCCTGGACGAGCAGACCGTCGTCGTGCCCGGGACCGGCACCCTCGACGTCGTGATCCCGTCCCTGGCCCGCTCGCTCGCGGCCGTCCACGAACAACGCCGGGCCCTGGAAGTCCAGATCAACGCCCTGCTGGAGGCTCACCCTCTTTCCCCGGTCCTGACCTCGATACCCGGTATCGGCGTCAGGACCGCCGCTGTCCTGCTGGTCACCGTCGGCGACGGCACCAGCTTCCCCACCGCCGCCCACCTCGCCTCCTACGCTGGCCTCGCCCCCACCACGAAGTCGTCGGGAACCTCGATCCACGGCGAACACGCGCCGCGAGGAGGAAACCGGCAGCTCAAACGGGCGATGTTCCTCTCCGCCTTCGCCTGCATGAACGCCGATCCCGCCTCCCGCGCCTACTACGACAAGCAACGCGCCCGCGGCAAGACCCACACCCAAGCCCTCCTCCGCCTCGCCCGCCAACGCATCAGCGTCCTGTTCGCCATGCTCCGCGACGGCACCTTCTACGAACCCCGAACCCCCGCCGTCACCCTCGCAGCATGA
- a CDS encoding TetR/AcrR family transcriptional regulator, protein MNNAAPAPARTRGRPRGNPLTRQSIVAAARALFLEHGYRRTTLRAVAGAAGVDPALITYYFGSKKGLFADVMQFQCANALTVDAVLGGDLATLPDRLIDAVTGLWEDTDFLQLTTQGDEAADVIREYLERELLARLVEFLGGRDATARATAVVTILGGLIYTRYLNPLPTPSALTPSQARRVLTPALHAALASSPRTAATIRTGRLGSPPRGAA, encoded by the coding sequence ATGAATAACGCCGCCCCTGCTCCTGCCCGCACCCGAGGACGCCCCCGCGGCAACCCGCTGACCCGCCAGTCGATCGTCGCGGCGGCCCGTGCTCTGTTCCTGGAACACGGCTACCGACGTACCACCCTGCGTGCCGTGGCCGGAGCCGCCGGAGTCGACCCGGCGCTGATCACGTACTACTTCGGCTCGAAGAAAGGCCTGTTCGCGGATGTGATGCAGTTCCAGTGCGCCAACGCATTGACAGTGGACGCCGTCCTCGGTGGCGACCTGGCCACCCTCCCCGACCGCCTGATCGACGCGGTGACCGGCCTGTGGGAGGACACCGACTTCCTCCAGCTCACCACCCAGGGCGACGAGGCCGCCGACGTGATCCGCGAATACCTGGAACGCGAACTGCTGGCCCGGCTTGTTGAATTTCTCGGCGGCCGGGACGCGACCGCCCGCGCCACGGCCGTGGTAACAATTCTCGGCGGCCTCATCTACACCCGCTACCTCAACCCCCTCCCCACCCCATCCGCCCTCACCCCGTCCCAGGCCCGCCGCGTCCTCACCCCGGCGCTGCACGCGGCACTGGCCTCGAGTCCGCGCACCGCGGCAACCATCAGAACAGGCCGTCTGGGCTCGCCCCCGCGTGGGGCTGCGTAA
- a CDS encoding pyridoxamine 5'-phosphate oxidase family protein, whose amino-acid sequence MSREPLELPATTRAFLAHPHTGILTTLRPDGTPHVTPVRFTFDAVTGLARVTTRARARKARNVASGGAAARVALCQADGFRWVTLEGRAVATDDPAHLAEAVHRYTVRYRAPPPAPPDLVVVEIAVDRVLSLNL is encoded by the coding sequence GTGAGCCGGGAACCTCTCGAACTCCCTGCCACCACAAGGGCGTTCCTCGCCCACCCTCACACAGGCATCTTGACCACTCTCCGACCCGATGGCACTCCGCACGTCACCCCCGTCCGCTTCACCTTCGACGCGGTCACCGGCTTGGCTCGGGTGACCACCAGGGCGAGGGCCCGCAAGGCCCGTAACGTGGCGTCAGGCGGCGCGGCGGCCCGTGTCGCGCTCTGTCAGGCCGACGGCTTCCGCTGGGTCACCCTCGAAGGCCGGGCCGTCGCCACCGACGACCCCGCGCATCTGGCCGAGGCGGTCCACCGGTACACGGTCCGCTACCGGGCGCCCCCGCCCGCTCCGCCGGACCTGGTCGTCGTCGAGATAGCCGTCGACCGCGTCCTGAGCCTCAATCTCTGA
- a CDS encoding haloalkane dehalogenase, with protein MPTLPVLDSTFYYRESGDPDGLPFVFLHGNPTSSHLWRNVLPGVAAPGRRLLAPDLIGMGDSGKPELAYSFDDHARYLDAWFDALGLTDAVLVGHDWGGALAFDRAARLPGTARGIAFTETIVKPLVGDEFPAAGRELFSLLRTPGVGEAMILEKSLFIEGLPDTLATPLNPADLEIYRRPFPTPHSRRPVLAWTRMMPLDGEPADVVTRVERYDAWLAASPEVPKLLVAFEPGPGAMTDHGAAAWCEENMAGLEVSHHGVAGHHSPEDRPEELAVAINAWADRHGLARQ; from the coding sequence ATGCCCACCCTCCCGGTCCTCGATTCCACGTTCTACTACCGCGAGTCCGGCGACCCCGACGGGCTGCCGTTCGTTTTTCTCCACGGCAACCCCACCTCGTCCCATCTGTGGCGGAACGTCCTGCCGGGTGTGGCCGCGCCCGGCCGCCGCCTGCTGGCCCCCGACCTCATCGGCATGGGCGACTCCGGCAAGCCGGAACTGGCCTACTCCTTCGACGATCACGCCCGCTACCTCGACGCCTGGTTCGACGCCCTCGGCCTCACCGATGCCGTCCTCGTGGGCCACGACTGGGGCGGCGCGCTCGCCTTCGACCGCGCCGCCCGCCTCCCGGGCACCGCGCGCGGCATCGCCTTCACCGAGACGATCGTCAAGCCGCTGGTCGGCGACGAGTTCCCAGCGGCGGGGCGGGAGTTGTTCTCGCTCCTGCGCACCCCTGGGGTCGGTGAGGCGATGATCCTGGAGAAGTCATTGTTCATCGAAGGTCTTCCGGACACGCTCGCCACCCCGCTCAACCCCGCTGACCTGGAGATCTACCGCCGCCCCTTCCCGACCCCGCACAGTCGCCGCCCGGTACTGGCGTGGACGCGCATGATGCCGCTGGACGGCGAGCCTGCCGACGTCGTGACCCGCGTCGAGCGCTATGACGCCTGGCTGGCAGCCAGCCCCGAAGTCCCCAAGCTACTTGTCGCGTTTGAGCCTGGCCCTGGCGCGATGACCGATCATGGGGCTGCGGCCTGGTGCGAGGAGAACATGGCGGGCCTGGAGGTGTCCCACCACGGCGTTGCCGGCCACCATTCACCGGAGGACCGCCCTGAGGAGTTGGCCGTGGCGATCAACGCCTGGGCCGACCGCCACGGGCTAGCGCGCCAGTAG
- a CDS encoding transposase gives MGSKSNRSRRYTEEFKRDAVALVRSSGKTVTEVAREIGVSAEGLRNWVRQDTIDRGQGASGELTSAEREELRRLRRQNREQAETIEVLRKAAVFFAKESDR, from the coding sequence GTGGGAAGCAAGAGCAACCGCAGCAGGCGGTATACGGAGGAGTTCAAGCGCGACGCGGTCGCGCTGGTCCGGTCCTCCGGGAAGACCGTCACCGAGGTGGCCCGGGAGATCGGGGTCAGTGCCGAGGGGCTGCGGAACTGGGTCAGGCAGGACACGATCGACCGCGGGCAGGGGGCGTCGGGCGAGCTGACGAGCGCGGAGCGGGAAGAGCTGCGTCGGCTGCGTCGGCAGAACCGTGAGCAGGCCGAGACGATCGAGGTGCTGCGAAAAGCGGCGGTCTTCTTCGCGAAGGAGAGCGATCGATGA
- a CDS encoding IS3 family transposase — MSAVYAFIEAEKTTHNVALLCRLLKVARSSFYAWLAGGQARAARRAADDALAHEITVLHIASRCTYGVPRIHAELRRLDRRVNRKRVERIMRERDIAGVTRRKRRSLTRPANRAVPAADLIGRDFTADAPGRKLVGAVGRLALEPVVTVGPGNRGRVGPHEGATLYGCWPRLGCLSELAGPARRIGGRDHRLYCWMA; from the coding sequence ATGAGCGCGGTTTACGCGTTCATCGAGGCGGAGAAGACCACCCACAATGTTGCTCTGCTGTGTCGGCTGCTGAAGGTGGCCCGGTCCTCCTTCTACGCCTGGCTGGCCGGCGGGCAGGCCCGCGCCGCCCGCCGGGCCGCCGACGACGCCCTGGCCCACGAGATCACCGTGTTGCACATCGCCTCCCGGTGCACCTACGGGGTGCCGCGTATCCATGCCGAGTTGCGCAGGCTGGACCGGCGGGTCAACCGCAAGCGGGTGGAGCGGATCATGCGTGAGCGCGACATCGCCGGGGTCACCCGGCGCAAGCGCCGGTCGCTGACCCGTCCGGCGAACAGGGCGGTGCCCGCCGCGGACCTGATCGGCCGCGACTTCACGGCCGACGCCCCGGGCCGGAAACTGGTGGGCGCCGTGGGCCGGCTCGCCCTTGAGCCGGTGGTGACGGTCGGTCCGGGTAACCGGGGCCGGGTCGGTCCGCATGAGGGTGCCACGCTGTACGGGTGTTGGCCGCGGCTTGGGTGCTTGAGCGAATTGGCCGGGCCGGCTCGCCGCATCGGCGGGCGGGACCACCGCCTGTACTGCTGGATGGCGTAA
- a CDS encoding FAD-binding oxidoreductase, which produces MVEYGRSPVERIRTMQDFSRRGLLKATAAAGAGAVVIPGIAAAAAPGASAATNGPKGPKCKPAKLTGRIVRPNDPGYANASLGWDELFVHYPLVIVYAQETQDVVNALTWARQNDVALRVRSGGHHLEGWSNVDNGIVIDVSELKSVHIDTDSRIATVGAGLNQLEAVTTLAKQDLAVTTGTEGSVGLSGATLGGGFGFLTRYLGMACDSLVGAEIVVPSGVDCAKAIKVDRKNDSDLLWALRGAGNGNFGIVTSLTYKATPLNHVAYLQATWTGLDDLPEIFETYQRTAPFADTRLGTQLEIHRNVILLFGVLAEGSEEEVKEQLEPLLSIDSPDVSVQVGNWGDVYAGFQIPTELEPANWKFFSQFSTEPFPKEAISLVDSFIKDAPTDDSNFFVQAFGGAVRKSEPRGGAAFPHRNALFYSEPGAGWGTRGQSNCDAPLTPKSQAWIAEFSQALRPYVNGAYVNVPNIGQQDWETAYWKSNFDRLRKIKAEYDPHNVFQYEQSIPPATRRHERP; this is translated from the coding sequence TTGGTCGAATACGGGCGTAGCCCGGTCGAGAGGATACGGACCATGCAAGACTTTTCTCGTCGAGGCCTGCTCAAGGCGACGGCCGCCGCCGGCGCCGGCGCGGTCGTCATCCCGGGCATTGCGGCCGCAGCTGCCCCGGGTGCGAGCGCCGCGACCAACGGGCCCAAGGGCCCGAAATGTAAGCCGGCGAAGCTGACCGGCCGCATCGTGCGCCCCAACGATCCCGGTTACGCAAACGCGAGCCTGGGCTGGGACGAGCTCTTCGTTCACTATCCACTGGTCATCGTCTACGCCCAGGAGACCCAGGACGTCGTCAACGCCCTCACGTGGGCGCGGCAGAACGACGTCGCGCTGCGGGTCCGGAGCGGCGGCCACCACCTTGAGGGCTGGTCGAACGTGGACAACGGCATCGTGATCGACGTCAGCGAGCTGAAGTCGGTCCACATCGACACCGACTCCCGTATCGCGACAGTCGGCGCCGGGCTCAACCAGTTGGAAGCGGTGACCACGCTCGCGAAACAGGACCTCGCGGTCACCACCGGAACGGAGGGCAGCGTAGGCCTGTCCGGTGCGACGCTCGGCGGCGGCTTCGGCTTCCTCACCCGCTACCTCGGCATGGCCTGCGACAGCCTGGTGGGGGCTGAGATCGTCGTCCCGTCGGGTGTCGACTGCGCCAAGGCGATCAAGGTGGACCGGAAGAACGACTCGGACCTGCTCTGGGCGCTCCGCGGGGCGGGAAACGGCAACTTCGGCATCGTCACCTCACTCACCTACAAGGCGACGCCACTGAACCATGTCGCTTATCTGCAAGCGACATGGACAGGCCTCGATGACCTGCCTGAGATCTTCGAGACATATCAGCGTACGGCGCCGTTCGCCGACACCCGCCTCGGAACCCAGCTCGAGATCCACAGAAACGTGATCCTGCTGTTCGGGGTTCTCGCGGAAGGGTCGGAGGAAGAAGTGAAGGAGCAGCTCGAGCCGCTCCTGTCGATCGACAGCCCCGATGTCTCGGTGCAGGTAGGCAACTGGGGCGACGTATACGCGGGATTCCAGATTCCGACCGAGCTCGAACCCGCGAACTGGAAGTTCTTCTCGCAGTTCAGCACCGAGCCGTTCCCGAAGGAAGCGATCAGCCTGGTCGACTCATTCATCAAGGACGCCCCCACGGATGACAGCAACTTCTTCGTTCAGGCCTTCGGCGGGGCGGTCAGGAAGAGCGAGCCCCGCGGCGGCGCAGCGTTCCCGCATCGCAACGCGCTTTTCTATTCAGAGCCCGGCGCCGGCTGGGGGACTCGTGGACAATCGAACTGCGACGCCCCGCTCACCCCGAAGTCCCAGGCCTGGATCGCCGAGTTCAGCCAGGCACTGCGACCCTACGTGAACGGCGCCTACGTCAACGTGCCGAACATCGGACAGCAGGATTGGGAAACCGCCTACTGGAAATCCAACTTCGACCGGCTGCGCAAGATCAAGGCGGAGTACGACCCCCACAACGTCTTCCAGTACGAGCAGAGCATCCCGCCCGCGACACGCCGACACGAACGCCCGTGA
- a CDS encoding fic family toxin-antitoxin system, toxin component: MTRPEPHPLDVTFLLHAAELLPGDPQVDGLGPPYAAVARVNASAMERGVYATLHLKATALLQTLAKLPCLEHSNEAFASHATEAYLALGGHRLEYLPKAAVALVRVAAAGTLGVPRIARQLRNWTTT; encoded by the coding sequence GTGACCCGGCCGGAACCGCATCCGCTCGACGTCACCTTTCTGCTGCACGCCGCCGAGCTCCTTCCCGGCGACCCGCAGGTCGACGGCCTCGGACCGCCGTACGCGGCCGTCGCCCGGGTCAACGCGAGCGCCATGGAACGCGGCGTCTACGCCACCCTCCACCTCAAGGCCACCGCCCTGCTGCAGACCCTGGCCAAACTCCCCTGCCTCGAGCACTCCAACGAGGCCTTCGCCTCGCACGCCACCGAGGCCTACCTCGCCCTGGGCGGCCACCGGCTCGAGTACCTGCCCAAAGCAGCCGTCGCACTCGTCCGTGTCGCCGCCGCCGGGACACTCGGCGTCCCCCGCATCGCCCGACAGCTCCGCAACTGGACCACCACCTGA
- a CDS encoding ISL3 family transposase encodes MRDVNELVSVVFSGLSALVIEGVADEGGLIRVTARTRDDPVPCPECGTPTGRVHGFHGRRVADVPVDGRRVVVSVRLRRLVCPVLGCSRQTFREQVPGVVERYQRRTNRLADQLSSVVKELAGRAGERLSRVLACWISRSTALRILMRRAAPPLRGPRVLGVDDFALKRRHRYATVIIDAETGERIDVLPERTAETLAAWLREHPGAEYVCRDGSTTYGEAIRQALPEVVQVSDRWHLWSNLCGKVLAEVRSHAACWATAVNPARPGGVREQTTRERWQQVHDLLEKGVGLLECARRLDVALNTVKRYARMKEPTAERRAPWYRPTLVDPYRDHIRARRAADPAVPVKQLFREIKELGYTGSLNLLYRYITQGRAEGDKPVTTPQRFARLLLTRPENLRDKDAALLRELTKACPEMTELARLTGEFAQLLTPAEGNDAKLTVWITAVRATDLPHLHSFANGLELDRAAVDAGLTLPYHNGRTEGVNTRTKKIMRQMHGRTGFPLLRHRVLLQ; translated from the coding sequence GTGCGAGATGTCAACGAGCTTGTGAGCGTGGTGTTTTCGGGGTTGTCGGCGCTGGTCATCGAGGGTGTGGCGGACGAGGGCGGCCTGATCCGGGTGACGGCGCGGACCCGGGACGATCCGGTGCCGTGCCCCGAGTGCGGCACGCCGACAGGGCGGGTGCACGGGTTCCACGGGCGGAGAGTCGCGGACGTGCCGGTGGACGGACGGCGGGTCGTCGTCTCGGTGAGGCTGCGGCGGCTGGTGTGCCCGGTGCTCGGCTGCTCGCGGCAGACGTTCCGCGAGCAGGTTCCCGGCGTCGTGGAGCGCTACCAGCGCCGGACCAACCGCCTGGCCGACCAACTCAGCTCCGTGGTCAAGGAGTTAGCGGGCCGGGCGGGTGAACGCCTCTCACGCGTGCTGGCCTGCTGGATCTCTCGCTCGACCGCCCTGCGCATACTCATGCGCAGGGCGGCCCCGCCGCTGCGCGGCCCGCGCGTGCTCGGCGTCGACGATTTCGCCCTCAAGCGCCGGCACCGCTACGCCACCGTGATCATTGACGCCGAGACCGGCGAGCGGATCGACGTCCTGCCCGAACGCACCGCTGAGACCCTGGCGGCGTGGCTGCGCGAGCATCCCGGGGCCGAGTACGTCTGCCGGGACGGCTCCACTACCTACGGCGAAGCGATCCGCCAGGCCCTGCCCGAAGTGGTGCAGGTCAGCGACAGGTGGCATCTGTGGAGCAACCTGTGCGGCAAGGTCCTGGCCGAGGTCCGCTCCCACGCCGCGTGCTGGGCGACCGCCGTGAACCCCGCCCGACCCGGGGGCGTCCGCGAGCAGACCACCCGCGAACGCTGGCAGCAGGTCCACGACCTGCTCGAAAAGGGTGTCGGCCTGCTCGAATGCGCCCGCCGCCTCGACGTCGCACTGAACACCGTCAAGCGGTACGCCCGCATGAAGGAGCCCACCGCCGAGCGTCGCGCACCCTGGTACCGGCCCACGCTCGTCGACCCTTACCGCGACCACATCCGCGCCCGTCGCGCCGCCGACCCGGCCGTCCCCGTCAAGCAACTGTTCCGGGAGATCAAGGAGCTGGGATACACAGGCAGCCTCAACCTGCTCTACCGCTACATCACCCAGGGCCGGGCCGAGGGCGACAAGCCCGTCACCACCCCGCAGCGCTTCGCCCGTCTCCTCCTCACCCGTCCCGAGAACCTGCGCGACAAGGACGCCGCACTGCTGCGGGAACTCACCAAAGCCTGCCCCGAGATGACTGAACTCGCCCGCCTGACCGGCGAGTTCGCGCAGCTGCTGACCCCGGCCGAGGGCAACGACGCCAAGCTCACCGTCTGGATCACCGCAGTTCGCGCCACCGACCTGCCCCACCTGCACTCCTTCGCGAACGGTCTCGAACTCGACCGCGCCGCCGTCGACGCCGGACTCACCCTCCCGTACCACAACGGCCGCACCGAGGGCGTCAACACACGGACCAAGAAGATCATGAGGCAGATGCACGGCCGAACCGGGTTCCCCCTGCTCCGCCACCGCGTCCTCCTCCAGTGA
- a CDS encoding tetratricopeptide repeat protein yields MDEGIPYWEQAVAAGDAFSHYTLARYRKIRGDRQAADALYRAVAERHAGCAYGLGVLLREDGDPEAADWFRRGWEEGRNLDCKIELGKLLAAEGRLDEAAKFLMSDIDLGDIAVFRWAQLFESIREDFDRVAAGLDAAEAAGDGDAAAEALRPLFALEQHFRDYPGLTTEAAGYYRRASAVSACARVDHAVFLTETGGEASWPEARGFLLQAHEEGYEGAAYALGVLHEQRGDLGDAEHWYGLAAAHGHQPAQWNLGLLCKRQRRYEEAERWFREVGEDDEDVVEQLARIAAIRAGGSVAPGKDLRRLPRLRERAEAGDVHASYAYGRILGDWGGADDRHLVRWIEPAALAGDPQAAYDLAELYGALRRPTLRDQWYRTAAEAGHHDACNQMGWLSEHHRDYQEAERWYARAAGDGSPLNAMLAGKLKAQRGAYAEAEPFLRMAWEQGGDSAYRTEAAGYYGLVLHRLGRLAEAIEPLRTAAARWDDDVNARYSRDDLDVLSRTVDPEKELAKVEAALTA; encoded by the coding sequence GTGGACGAAGGCATCCCGTACTGGGAGCAGGCCGTGGCGGCCGGCGATGCCTTCTCGCATTACACCCTTGCCCGGTACCGGAAGATCCGGGGTGATCGGCAGGCCGCGGACGCGCTCTACCGCGCCGTCGCCGAACGGCACGCCGGGTGCGCCTACGGACTCGGCGTACTGCTCCGCGAGGATGGTGATCCGGAGGCCGCCGATTGGTTCCGCCGCGGCTGGGAGGAAGGACGCAACCTCGACTGCAAGATCGAGCTCGGCAAGCTGCTCGCGGCCGAGGGGCGACTCGACGAGGCCGCGAAGTTCCTGATGAGCGACATCGATCTGGGCGACATCGCGGTCTTCCGCTGGGCGCAGCTCTTCGAGTCGATCCGCGAGGACTTCGACCGCGTCGCGGCGGGGCTCGATGCCGCCGAGGCCGCCGGGGACGGGGACGCCGCCGCCGAGGCGCTGCGCCCGCTCTTCGCCCTGGAACAGCACTTCCGCGACTACCCGGGCTTGACGACCGAGGCCGCCGGTTACTACCGCAGGGCTTCCGCGGTCAGCGCCTGCGCCCGCGTGGACCACGCCGTGTTCCTGACGGAGACGGGCGGCGAGGCGTCCTGGCCCGAGGCCCGCGGCTTTTTGCTCCAAGCCCACGAGGAGGGCTACGAAGGCGCCGCGTACGCACTCGGTGTCCTGCACGAGCAGCGCGGCGACCTCGGCGACGCCGAGCACTGGTACGGCCTCGCGGCCGCTCACGGGCATCAGCCGGCCCAGTGGAACCTCGGGCTCCTGTGCAAGCGGCAGCGGCGGTACGAGGAGGCCGAACGCTGGTTCCGAGAGGTCGGCGAGGACGACGAGGACGTCGTCGAGCAGCTCGCCCGGATCGCCGCGATCCGGGCGGGCGGCTCCGTCGCCCCCGGCAAGGACCTGCGCCGACTGCCAAGGCTGCGGGAGCGAGCGGAGGCGGGCGACGTGCACGCCTCGTACGCGTACGGGAGGATCCTCGGCGACTGGGGCGGCGCGGACGACCGCCACCTTGTCCGCTGGATCGAACCCGCCGCGCTGGCCGGGGACCCGCAGGCGGCGTACGACCTCGCAGAGTTGTACGGCGCGCTGCGCAGGCCCACGCTGCGCGACCAGTGGTACCGCACGGCTGCCGAGGCGGGCCACCACGACGCGTGCAACCAGATGGGGTGGCTCTCCGAGCACCACCGGGACTACCAGGAGGCCGAGCGCTGGTATGCGCGCGCGGCCGGTGACGGGTCCCCGCTCAACGCCATGCTCGCGGGCAAACTCAAGGCCCAGCGCGGCGCGTACGCCGAGGCGGAACCGTTTCTCCGTATGGCCTGGGAACAGGGCGGCGACTCCGCGTACAGGACGGAGGCCGCCGGGTACTACGGACTCGTCCTGCACCGGCTGGGCCGCCTCGCGGAAGCGATCGAGCCGCTGCGGACCGCCGCCGCACGCTGGGACGACGACGTGAACGCCCGCTACAGCCGGGACGACCTGGACGTACTGTCCCGGACGGTCGACCCGGAGAAGGAGTTGGCGAAGGTGGAGGCGGCGCTGACGGCGTGA
- a CDS encoding fic family toxin-antitoxin system, toxin component — MDLHIDVPWILQVAEVAGAGDPAPDDYGVPVSAVARHRAELFGQPVYDGPYTKAAALVHTLGRCRWLERSNLAVAAATGVMYLEAAGIPVKPTRDDAIALRDLLLDPACTAAQTAALLRSWPTAT, encoded by the coding sequence ATGGATCTGCACATCGACGTTCCCTGGATTCTTCAGGTTGCCGAGGTGGCCGGGGCGGGCGATCCCGCCCCGGACGACTACGGCGTCCCGGTCTCGGCCGTCGCGCGCCACCGGGCCGAGCTGTTCGGGCAGCCCGTGTACGACGGCCCTTACACCAAGGCGGCCGCCCTGGTGCACACCCTGGGACGGTGCCGCTGGCTGGAGCGCTCCAACCTGGCCGTCGCTGCCGCGACCGGCGTCATGTACCTCGAGGCCGCCGGCATCCCCGTCAAACCCACCCGCGACGACGCCATCGCCCTGCGGGACCTGCTCCTCGACCCCGCCTGCACAGCTGCGCAGACTGCCGCACTGCTGCGGTCCTGGCCCACCGCCACCTGA